One Populus nigra chromosome 16, ddPopNigr1.1, whole genome shotgun sequence genomic window, attaaaattgcttAAAGCTAATTTAACTAGCTAATAAGATTATTTGACGTAGTATATTAATAACACAATTTTTACCCATatataacaaagataatttaggATAAAGGCAATGCTTAATGGGCTATTTTACACTGTGTGGTTTAATTAATGCTTCGACATGTTTTATTTCCTTAGCAAACGTACGTAAAAGGATAACCTTAATTAGTAATGTCACTTGTGTCATGGCTTGCTTGTCTTAGAGGTTGTATCGAAGGATAGCACTAGCTAGAATTTAATTATGGCTCAAACAATTATTATgttatcttttatttgtttttcaagtaaatgaaaattaatttgaaaatacttctatattaaaaaaatatattgagaaaactaaaaatattgtgTAGTCCAGATGTTTTGGgcctcaaaataataataaaaaagataagctAGTGGGCCTAAACTTGGGTAGGCTTAACgaagataaatacaaaaataattaattacaagtAGAGCAATTAAAATATACTAGAATGCATGTGGTGATACAATATTTTTGAGACAAAggtaataaattaagaataaatgGTTTCGTGACGCTTCCACAACCTTTTCTAATTTCCTTTGAAAATTTCATGAGCAGGCAATGGCTTCAACAGTAAACTAGTGGATTCAcaaccccccaaaaaaaataaaaatcgaagCCATTAAATTAAACACTTGACATTCACCAACTTGACTTAGGATATTTATATTCACTAATTTCCGTGAAGAAAATTAAGGTTTCCCCAACTTGCATGAACGATATAATCTCCGtactaataattattttgcttagattttaaaatttctagtgCTTCTCCACGTTCATGGTTGAATTGTCTTTTCATTCAATTTACTGGTTGCCGCGCTAATCAATATGTTCTTAGCCATTGCCTGTTCCCTTTGCCAAAAGGTGGCCTAAAGACCCTAATACCTGCTCATTCCAATGGATACAGACGTCCCTATATATAGTTTTTGCACACAGTTCCTTCGTTTTTCCCAAGTGTGGAGATATAATATCTGTTAGAGCCCTCCAAATTATGATATATTCAAGTTTATGTTCATCAATAATAAGGTGTCACGAGAATAAAGAGATTTTAGATaacattttgttattgtttcGAGAGAGAAAAGATAGAGATAGTGAATgtatatttctatatattttatattttaaaagtatataaatttacttataaatttattttaaaattatttcaaagaaaattttatttttatttctatttttttgcacctttttttttcatgctctaTACCAAATAGTAACTTCAGTGCTTACAAGAGTGATGTTTTAATATGGGATATAGGGATATTATTCTAGAGTTAAAATTAACAGCTTTTCTAGCAGCTTTTGATCCTCGATATCCGTCCGATGAGATAAGTTTTCACTGCTCTTTTATATGCTTCCTCTACTGTATTTTTTCACCTGCTAGACTTGATCCAatgatggttttttattttatttttttactttaatttgatTCTGCAAGAATTTACTCCGCCAATGAAGATGCTAATCGATCGGTTGTTAATAGCATTTGCTAATTAAACAAATGGGTTTTGAAAGTTCAATGAATTAAGTACATTTTTCAGCATCACAGTACGTTTACGTGAGGAAACAACTGTAATAACAAGAGCAAAATATTGCTATTGAGCTGGAATGGAAGACTGGTCAACCTAGCATGCTAAAATCTATGttattgatctcaaacatgctTGACCTTGTCCTCTTCAAGaatgattatattaaaaaaaagcacaaaactTGCTTAATTGGATAATTAAGAATGATAATTAAACTCAGAATCCAAATAAATGATGTATGCTTCAGGTATTAATTAAGGTTAGAGCTGGCTAATTTACAGCTAATTGTCAAATTAGTGGCTTGCCGACTAAACAGCCgaagaaaagatgaaattggCCATGCTTAAACACGTTAGTCTTTctctttctcattcttttgactttgatttttttatatatatatttggtttacATAggaatttttcatatattttttgtcGTTCAAGCGAAAATTTCTGCAAACCAACTCCTTTAGAACAAATTAAATAGCATTATTCAATTAAGGTCTTGTGATTCTTAACGTCATAGCTTAAATAAGCATGTTCAAGTATATAAGGACGTATGTTATACATagcaaaatttatatttctataCATGTTAATTAAGTATAATTTTAAGCACTAAGTAAAGCCTTAGGTGTGCATTAAGGAAAAACTAGGATGCATAATCATACCAATGTTATAATATTAATGCAGggctttaattattattatttttgaattatttgaacTTAGTATCCTTGGATAAAGCTCCACCTATAAAGCTATTGTTTCCTTTATCAATGTCATCGATCTATATCCCTCAAATTATGTTTGcaattaacataattaattataatttaaaagaggGAAATGGGAAAAATTATGCTTGAAATCAAGCTAGTGCCCCATGGCTCCCAATTCTCCAAATATAATTCGATCGATCGGCACGTGGCTACctttaattcttaatttgtaGGCAATAATGTAGTATCACTTTGGAGCCGTTGTAGAGCCATGTTCTCTATTATTTCCTGTCTcgattaatttagtttaataacaaaattaataatggaAAACTAATTAATGTACCATGAAATgactaaaaacattaatatataataataggaTATGTACTTCATTTCATGGTGTGGTAGAGCCGATTAATTGCTAGCTGCATCATTAATTTCCTACTCCACAAGGTCATAGGTTGTCTCTTTATTGATCCAGAAAGATGAAGtaataacatataaaaagatTGAGGTTTCCATCCTCCacgttattattatcattagtaCTTTGTTTGTCTTTCACATAAATCCCAAGAATGATGAGTCTTGACATCGTTTTATATAATCTTAAAGATTGTGTTATttcgttaattttttatataaatagtgttaatttaagaaaaagtcaaggtaagttttattttttttatggattctaGGCACTATTTCGAAGTAAATCAAAAGTGAATCTCGTATTTGAAATAGAGAAGTCAAAGCAAAAGAATAGATAAATATGTTTTAGGGGATGATGAAGTTTATACAGGGTCTAATTAATGATACTCATGCACCGCCCCTTACATAGGCTCATGATTATTTATGAATATAGATTGGGATACTTAGGTTATTAATTTGatctttgattttgaattgtgtattttatttatttgacatTTTCTAACTTTGATGATTGGCGACTCCAAAGAGGTGATGAGGGAGATATGGCCATAGCTAGGGTTAGTATACCAAGAATTCATATCCTTCCAAGCTTAAGAATCATATATATGCTCTCTTCAATTCTCAAAAAGGTACATTCTTAAGTGTAACAATTCAAAGCTTAGTGCCTTTACAAAATTCTCAAGAACtaacccccttttttttttagtttttcccaAGTCTAACAAAAATCTATCTTATATTTTGTGGCAGGTAATTATAAGGAGGTTGTTGTCTATATATGATACGCACAATTAATTATAGCATGGAAAGGTAAGTCAAATTCTTGATACATGGCTCCAACGAGTTTTGAATGCAATGTGGGGAGAAAAAAATTGTGGAAGAGGAATGTGTGTTGAATGCATACATGAATACTTGCATATCAACCAGTTctagtgaaaaaataaatttttgttatatataatttgtatttgATCAGACTGAAAAGATAAATTTAGATAAATGTATAAagtaagttaaaataatatgcctgactaattacaaaataattgttaataaattttatttcaattaacattaaTGCCTCTCTTCCCAAAATCTTTGTTTAAATAAtctcttatataaaataaaattacatgtgggtttttttctttaattgataaTAAGTGATATTAatgaagattaaattttttttaatctaaatttaagaaagtatttcatattaatttaatatatttagaagAAATTTTAGTcttacttaaaaaattaaaaaaatataagaagctCAGATTAAGAGAGTGTTTGAAATAGTaataaacattgttttttaaagtaatatttgcttgaaaatatatcaaaataatatttttttaaaaaagttatctttaatatcaacatattaaaacaatataaaaatatattaatttaaaatataaaaaaatcaattcttttataaaacTCAACTATACTATCTTACCAAACAACCCCttattcttaacttttttttttttttaagctacaCGAGATCAAAGCTAATGGATGTGAAAACTTGTCAGCGTGGAGTCCAGAAGTtaagtgattaattttttttattaattaatacgtTCTGCAATTACCATGTGAATTGTACCCCAcccctcatatatatatatatattccatgaAAATTTGAGTTAATGCAGCAATATTATAAATAAGCACTTGAAAGAATCCTCTCCCTACAATATGTGTGTTGGGTACCCGTGGTTCATTTGACCTACTATATTATTTAGATCCCTCGTGACTAAAATTTATAATCACACATTGTCGAGTCCTCAGTCCTTCTAGCACTTGAGTCCTTGTCATTacctattttaataaatttaattacaatgaTTAGCATAAACCTCTTTGTTTAGATTATtgagtaatatttattttgtttataagtCAAGGTCTTGTGATTTCGAACTTGACTTCAATAATGcatatgattatatatatatatatatatatatatatatatatagtgattttataattgatcattgtttatttttcaagattgaaTTGATAATTGGTACGTAGTTAATTTTTTGGAGAATTTAACGCAATAATTGATAAGAATCCACATTTGTATTATTCTTCTGACTTTTTGTAGATCACGATATAAGCCTTATTGAATTTAAATACGCAATTCTATGtcactaaataaatttaaaaaagttcacCCCTATATTGGCATCCaaggaattttaaaaagtacTCCATGGTACATGGCCTTAACCACCACTCTCttccatctttaatcatttGATGTGACCAGAATATAAGTAATGATATATGCCAgcttatgttaatttaatatccacttagttctgtttttttttttttaaagtaagagattgattttatatttattaagtgggataatttggttattttatcaATCTCCATTtcccaagaaaaagaaattaatttactaCTCTTGAtagtttttatctttaatacaATGATCAAAGCCGAACAAAATCAATACCTGAATTTCATTAATTTGATTCATTATGGAACTCAAAAGCGTCtctctattttatatttctattagattaatttttatacccTCTATCTCTATTTTATGCAAATCTTTTCAATTATTCTACATGGGATTGTATATAAATGTGTTGAGTTTGTCTATTTATATTACATAAAAAGATGGGTTTAGGAgaatataagaaataatttaagtCGATGGATTCCAAAGCACAATGAGGGCATGGTTGCTTTCTCTTTATTGGCTCAACTAATTATGTGTTGACTTGGGAAATGCATAGGATAATAAACCAAATCAACCTCGGGTCAGCCTTGATTCTTGATTATGATTATGGTTAAAAGTTTGAAAGAGGTTGAAGGTATAATGGCATAAAAATTCCCAACTAAGTTGATTCCTAATCATGTTTCCAAGATTGATGGTAGATCTCAGGGGTCCAACAAGCAGTAGAGATTAGATTATCACTAGTGGATATATCTTTCTTGAAGTTTTCAGTAAGATTCTTGTACTCTGCTAGCTTGCCTTTGCcgattaattgaaattaattgcaACTTGCATTTTGTTGATGTtccttccccttttcttttcttttttattctaaaattctaTCTGTAACTTCTTGAGTGTAtacattaattatgaaaaaaatttcgtatcttaattgagaattaaaaaaaaaacaaattaataccATCAAGATTTATATACATGCATGGTTTGTTAGAGCTTATAAtatataacacacacacacacagagagccAAAGAGAAGGGAAGATTAACAGATCACGACCGGGTCATTCAGGCAGCTGGCCGCCCAGCAACGGTGGAAAGTGCTGGTGTACCACGGAGGCGGCCACCTGCTAAAACTCTTTGACATTTCAAGTGTCAACCATttaaatatgcaataaaaaacaatgatccaattttgtttttttttattaatttaatccgTTCCAACTTAGTTAGATTTCTAGTCTCACCAAAAGttattagttttcttttattatttgatgaataaataattattaccagTGTTTTGATTCGATGCTTGTAACCAAGTGattaaattgttattattattattattattttttatcaagagCAAGTACAAGTCTTGAGTTGGATTAAAACAGATCATCTGTCTTGAAACTAGATTTGTATTTCAAATCATAATGGTAAAGAGGGAAACATAATGCTTGATATTACCTTTTATATATCAACTccaattagatttaataattaaaagattactGAATAAAACTATTTAgtcttttttccctttattttttacatgggCTGGATAAATTATAGCacacaactttttatttatacataaaGCTCTGATATTTCTAGATAGTGTctgattattgttttaaaataaaaaaattagagtcgATGGATACATATTTCCATgtatattcaattttaaaatataaaaatctattcCAAGacaatttcataattaaatttatgtctcttcaattaaaaatgttaCTAACTTCTTTgtatatgttttttctattttgtgaCATCAACCAAGCACAATCTTCTAACTTTACAAGACTCCATGCATTATTTGTTCAAGGTTTTCAGTTTTTTGTTACCCCTATGAAGATTAATCCATTATCGAGAGGTTTTTATTTACcacatcaaaagaaaagaaagggagaaaAATCATCTCATAATAGAATACTATTTCTACAGCCTTGGAATTTTCTAGGAATCGGATTTAGAATTAGAATCTAATCCGACATTCTTTTACCATGTAAATGTTAGTGGAATCAAATGTAGCATTTTCCTTTGCAATGGTTGGTTACACCTTCTGTGGCCCTTTGCTACCTTAATTGCGAACAAATGCTACATGTTATTCTCGAAGGCGTTTGACTTTGAAGCTTAAGATATTAAGGTTTAAGATTGACTGATCAAAACTTTGAAATTAGAAAACATTGCACCCTGAAATAGTTAATTCTTTTGTATAAATCTTAACAGGTGCAGTACTCTACGAAGAATATAGTCCAGCCCTGTTCAAATTGAAGAGGACAAAATCAAGTACCATTCTCTTCTTCTCCTATACAACTTACAAGGACAAATGAAGCTAAAGACAAAAAggattgggattttttttttctgggagtTAAACAGGTAAAGGTTTATAAAGATTATCTAATTGACGATCACCAAATAACTGTAAAGAATCCTCCTTGATTTCAGCTTTAGGTGGCTTCTTTTCTTCAACTTCTAGGCTGTCATCAACATTGGCAACAAGAACCAAAGCATTTGTCAGCTCTTTAGCTCTTTGAGCTTCAACTTCCCAATCAGTCCTACCCAAGACAAACAACATGGTCACCGCACAGGACCCTTGTGCAGCTAAGAGGCCTAGCCATAACCCTTCAAAATCAAACCTTGTAAAGAATCCTAACCATACTGCCACTGGCATGCCAACAAGGTAGAAACATCCCAAGTTGATGTTTGCTCCAACTTTTGGTCTGGCTGTCCCTCTTAAGACTCCACAGCCGGTTGTTTGTGGGCAATTTCCTAGCTCACAAAGACCTATTATTGGCAAAACAAGTGATGTTAAGGCTATGATCTCTTTGTCCTGGGTGAACATGCTAGCCCACACCTTCCTGACCATAACTGCAAAACTTAGAGCTGAAAACCCAAAAATGAAGCTGAAAGAAAGGCCCGCAATGGCTGCAAACTTTGCTTTCTTGGGCTGGTTAGCACCTAGCTGATTACCAACCCTTGTTGATACACTGAAACTTAGAGAAGAAGGGAATATGTAAATTAATGCAGTGGTTTGAATCAAAATGCCCATTGAAGCAACAGTTGCTTTTGGATTCACTAATAGCCCACATAGCAAGATCATGATCTCATACCACCACCATTCAAGACACACTGAGATGCAGCTTGGAATGGCCAAATTCAAGAGAGTTTTCCACTCTTTGAAACACTCCACCGAAAACCCTCCCCATGTCTTCTTGTGGACACCAGAAACAAGGATATAAATTATCAAAGAACCTACAAGAATGAAGTTAGTCCACACCCCACTAAGAGCAACACCTTTAGTCCCTAAATTGAGGTGTGTAACGAGAAAATAGTTGATAGGAATGTGTAGAATAATAGCTAGAGTGGCGCAAAATGTAAGAGGTAAGGTTATTGATTGAGTCCTAAGATAGATTCTCAATGGATGCAAAAAAGATTGAGCTAAAAGGTCAGGAATAGAGTAAATAAGAAATAACTGTGCTTCTGTGGCTATTGACTCATCTTGGCCACAAAAAAGAAGGATGCTTTTCATGTTTagccaaagaaaagaaataggcAGTGAAGCAACAATGAGCAAGAGTATTGTTCTCTGCAAAGTTTGGCCTAGGAGGTGGTGTTTTTGAGCCCCGAAAGCTTGACCACAAATCGGTTCCATTCCCACAGCCAGGCCAGAGAGGATAGAGTAACCAGTTATATTAGCGAACCCAACAGCAAGAGACCCACCAGCTAAGGCTAGCTCGCCAAGGCGGCCGAGGAAGAGCATGGAGATCATTGAGCGTGGATAGAGCAAAAGACCGGTTAGCATCATGGGGAAAGCTATATTGGCTATGGATATTGCTTCTCTGAGAAAAAGGGAGAGGTCGGTCTGGTTTGGTATCTGGGTTTCTTGTCGTCGTTCTTTTTGTGGTTTACATGTTGGGCTTTTAGGGATCAATAATGGGGTGAACATGTTGGGCTCTTGGTCTTTGATGGAGACAAGGAAAGGGAAGTCCTGATTGCATTTGCAGGATAGAGGAAACGAGTTCAGCTGGCACATTCTTGTTTTGTGTAGGAAATGTTAAAAAGAGTTAGcgttagagagagaaaacagaGGGAGAGAAGTTTTTTGTTTGAGGGGGGGTTTTTGGATGTGGCAAGGGggggtttttggatttttataggGGTTTGGGAAGACGGCAATAGCATGACTTTCGAACTTCGATACATAATGTAATGGCTCTCAAATGTTTTGTCACTTCTTGGTGGCTTTAGCACCGGCCCTATGCATTCAGGAAACTGAATATAGAGAAAAATCCATAAACAATGaactaagattttttattaggaTGTAGCATGGCATTGGTTAAAGATTGGACGTAGCAACTTCATTTATGCTGGTTTTTAGTACCTTGATTAAATAGGATAAAAAACCTGTTTTCTTTTGTTCCATAGCCTCACTTtcatcctagtttttttttcttattttatttaatcacgtctattcttatttttagttataaaacCTGGATCAACCCGAGACATGGCTGACCCAGAACTTGAATCGGtctgaagataaaaaaataattgatccacttattttgataaaaaacccAGTTTAAGCCGTGACTCGATCAACCCTGATAAAACTCGGTCAAGACTCATcgacttgaaaaaataatcaaaaccatgccgttttgattcttttaaaaaataatttttataaatcaaccCAATTCCTTTTTATTCTTGACATGGGTCTTATGCAGAGTCAATTTTtggattgaatttaaaaattatggtcCTTCCTATTCATCAAAtacatcaatttctttttataaatacactgaacttggaattaattttcaattcaaagaGAAAAACCAGAGAGAAAACGAATTCTCTCTATACAGGTATAAACCAGCTGTTGCACTGTAAAAAGAAGTCAAGAGTGATTCTAGAACATATTCTGTTGGCTCCCATAGGAAAAAACTCTCATGTGTTTAGAAAAAGggacaaaatagtttttttggaAGGTTTATATAAAAGCGCACCATTTTGCTCTAGACTCCAAAAAGCTTCAATTGGGTCCATCAATGCTGCCTTGACAAGGAAAATTTGTTTGCATCGATTAAGTAGAGACTACACTAATTTATTGCCATTGCCAACTCTGAGTTTGTCCTGTTTGTGTTGCCGGACAGCTTAGGTGATTGTGTCACTTCAGTATTTTTTACATCACTAGGTAATGGCCAGGCCAAAAGATGCCGTCGATGATTGTCCTAGACTTTATTGTCCGGCATTGATGATCATATTAGTCATGGTCAATGTACTGTATGCAACAAATTGTTGAGGCTTctgtttaaaaataacattaaatcaCGTGATATTTTCATGTTTCATACGTTGGTCGACATCCCTTTCCCCTAACATCTCttcaaaggggaaaaaaaatcaagggataGCCTCATATAGGCGCCCAAAATATAAGTCAATTCTCAATTGGGTCCTCAAAGAATCTCTCTCAATAAGTTCTCCGTTCTATTAAAACTCCTTATCTAGATTCTGTTTGATTAAACTTCTCAACCCGCTTtttgaacagaaaaaaaacatgttgaaaagcataaaaattatgttttttaacctGTTTTTCCGTCCAAAAAGCAAGATGAGCAGCCCTGAATCGTTGGGTCTAAAATCATTGTAAGTTTATATATGTAGAAAACATTAGTTTCTCTTCATAAACGGTGGCGTTATAATGCATAAAAATGGTAATTCAGATGAAAAGGATCAATGGATTTTGATTCGGGGGGACTTTCTATTAGGAACCAAACAACTAAGTGCTTTAAAACAGCATTTCAATATTTAGGCAGAATCGATTATATGTTCATGCAATGAAGTGGTAAAACAAGATTCGGGGC contains:
- the LOC133675574 gene encoding protein DETOXIFICATION 49-like, coding for MCQLNSFPLSCKCNQDFPFLVSIKDQEPNMFTPLLIPKSPTCKPQKERRQETQIPNQTDLSLFLREAISIANIAFPMMLTGLLLYPRSMISMLFLGRLGELALAGGSLAVGFANITGYSILSGLAVGMEPICGQAFGAQKHHLLGQTLQRTILLLIVASLPISFLWLNMKSILLFCGQDESIATEAQLFLIYSIPDLLAQSFLHPLRIYLRTQSITLPLTFCATLAIILHIPINYFLVTHLNLGTKGVALSGVWTNFILVGSLIIYILVSGVHKKTWGGFSVECFKEWKTLLNLAIPSCISVCLEWWWYEIMILLCGLLVNPKATVASMGILIQTTALIYIFPSSLSFSVSTRVGNQLGANQPKKAKFAAIAGLSFSFIFGFSALSFAVMVRKVWASMFTQDKEIIALTSLVLPIIGLCELGNCPQTTGCGVLRGTARPKVGANINLGCFYLVGMPVAVWLGFFTRFDFEGLWLGLLAAQGSCAVTMLFVLGRTDWEVEAQRAKELTNALVLVANVDDSLEVEEKKPPKAEIKEDSLQLFGDRQLDNLYKPLPV